AAAGGAGGACGAATaaagtattttttttcgtatatattttataaactGTTTAGCCAcgtatataataagaagaaTAAGAAGAGAGAAAGATTTGTGAATATACATGGAAGGACGTTTccaaattttttttgtgatAATAAGATAAAGAGTACTAAATATACCATATTAACGTTCATAccattatttttattttatcagTTTGCTGactttttaaatttattttatttatgtgtatCTTTATTACAAATAATTCCTATATTTAATACAGGTTATGTATTTACATTTGTTGCtccattattatttattatatttattagtTTAATAAATGAAGTAGTAGATGATTTAAAAAGGTTTATCAAAGatttagaaaataataatgaaatatattattcacTTTTAGAAAATGGGAATTTccaaaaaatatattccaAGGATATAAGAGTAGGAGATATAATTTTGATTAAATCAAAACAAAGAGTACCAGCTGattgtattttattaagAAACCTAAACAAGAATGAAGAATCTAATTTTAAGGTTGAAGAAAAAAGATTTTTTAACTGTTTCAGATGgaataaaagtaataatgtttataataaaataaataagagttattatcattttaataaaaatattgataatgAATTAATTGATGATAGATTTAACGAATCAAATAATAACTGTAGTGAAACCAGTAATAACTTATTATTCAgtgaaaatgaaaaatcacaaaaaaaaggaaaaaaaaaacaaaagaaaaaattaatgttaggtgataaaaatacaaatatgaATGATTTGAATTTTAATTCTAATGatcaaaataatgatttgagtaaacaacaaaaaaaaaagaaaaaaagaaaaaacaaaaataaaaataaaaaaaagaatataaatataaatgaaacAGCTAATGAAACTGCAAATTATACCTATGTCAAAACAGATAAAATTGATGGAGAAACTGATTGGAAAATTAAATATCCCATTAATATATTCCAGAATTTAAAAAGATTAAAGGATTTTTTTACAAttgatattttatttatattagAACAACcaaaaaatgatatttataaaattgaAGGATcttttgttatttttaagTATAATCCTTATGGTGATTTTAAAACAgttgaaaataataatcacAGTTTGAATGATAACCAACTTTTAAATTATTCTTTTGATATGGCAAAAGAGGATGAAGGTAGGGCTCAAGATGAAGAAGATGTCGACGATGATgattatgatgatgatgatgaagaagacgatgatgaagatgatgatGACGAAGAcgatgatgatgaagaCGACGAcgatgatgatgatgaagaagaagatGAAGAAGACGAAGAAGTGAATATCCCTAATaatgaacaaaatgataaaCAAAATTTAGAAGATAAAAAATCTGTAAAAATGGGTTTTGGTACacaaaataatacatattcATATGGAGATGATGACGAAATAcaaaatgagaaaaaaaagaaaattcTAGATAGAGGATATGTTAAtttagaagaaaaagataacgattatgcatataataaaaaagaaaagaaaaaagaaatggTAACATTTATTGATGTTGAAAAAGGTAATAATGAACGAACTATAAAtcttaataataaaaagaatagTGTTAATACTGGTGGTGGTAGAAGTTCTTATGTAAATGATGGAAAGATGTGTAATGTAtttaataatgaagataattttaatttttataatgttaattatagaaaaaaattgaattatgataattttatattatttaacTCAGTAATAACAAGTTCAGATGTTATTTGTTTAGTTATATATACAGGAAGTGATACAAGAGTAAATATGAGTACACAAATtagtaaaataaaaagagGAATGATCgatgaaaaattaaatttaataacattatttttatttattatattaacCCTTTTCtctatatatatgtgttctgttaaattaaataatttatggtatctaaattttatacgttttatgttattattttcatctgTTATACCTATATCATTAAGTgttaatttaaatatagCAAAAATTTATTACACCTTACTTATACAAAGAGATAAAGAAGTAGAATCAACcataattaaaaatagTGGAATTATTGAAAACTTTGGAGATATTGATTATATCTTTACCGATAAAACAGGAACACTAACCGAAAATGTTATGGTACTTAAAGTCATACATATAGGTTTTGATGTTATACATGcagaaaatgaaaaaaattcaatacaaggtaataatatggaaaacaaacaaaaagggaattataataaaaagatgttatcatataatttgGATGATATGAATGAAGATGTTGATGATAcatctatatatttagcTTCATCGAATTATTCCAAACATGatagaagaaataaaaatttaagaAATGGAGAAATGGCTTCATTTACATACGAAATGGAAAATACAAgtaatttaaataataacaacaataataatacaaaattaCGTAACTACACAAAATCAAATAATcaacataataataatagtgataacgaattatatgatgagaaaaattataatgatgatCAACGTTCTTTGTCGAATTTTTCAGATACAAGTTATGGAGATgtacatttaaaaaattataaacaaaataatatgatattaAATCAAAATATGGGTCAAAAtagaaatgaaaaattaacgaaaagtaataataatatgtctttagaaaagaaaaaaaaaaaagtagAAAAGATGGTGGatgaatttttaaaatataaatctGATCCATTagattattataatgataatattgatgatattgaatatttaaaaagacATCGTGTTTTTCAAACATTCTTATCTTTTcttatatgtaataatattagaACCTTAACAAAAGAAAGTAgtaataaagaaaaagaaaaaactaaaaagaagaaagaacgaaaagaaaaagattTCCAGAAAAAcctatattatatattaaaagtaaatagaaaaaaaaaagatatgcagaaaaataaaaaagaaagtaATTCAGACAATGCTAAATCAAGTacacaaaataaaaaaaaaaaacatttcTCATCTAATAGTTCAGAAGATTCTGAAACTTTTTCACATTCGGATGTTAGCTATCAATGTTCTTCTCCTGACGAATTAGCTTTCTTAAAATATGCAACTAATTGTGGTTTTATCttgaaaaagaaaacagCAAGCAAAATAGAaatcaaatataaaaatatcatgttagaatatgatatattattacatatacCATTTTCTTCGGAAACTAAAAGAATGAGTATCTTTGTTAGAAATGTcaaaaatagaaatatttattttttcattaaagGAGCTGATAATgtattaattaaaaaatgccatgaaaaatataaaacgtttatatatgaagaaaGTGATCATTTGTCAAATATAGGACTTAGAGTTTTAGTCCATGGTTGTTTAAATATTGAAGAACAATTTTTCCACAACTTCTCGGCcctatataataagaataagGATGTGAAGGGTCAGCTGGAGAATATTCTGGAATATGTTGAAAAGAACATTAAAGTTTTGGCAATAACAGGAGTTGAAGATAAATTGCAGGAGGTAAAAAGAgatatcaaatatatatgtatatgtatattgatttatatatatatatatatatatatttatatgtatatttatttatatgtttctttttattttttattttattagGGAGTTGGAAAAACTATTGAAATGCTTTATAATAGTGGAATAAAGGTTTGGGTACTTACAGGAGATAAAATTGAAACAGCCATATGTATATGCAAGAATGCGAATATTAAGAAGAAGAAgcataatatatatatattcagacatgaaaatattaagaGTACCTCAAATTTAATTAGGGAATTTAATTCTATTTTACACAATATAGAATCTTACGTGTTATTctttgataatattattatacaaaaTTGTATTAAGTATATACCTAATGCTTTTGTGGACTTTGCAGCCAATGCACGTGCAGTggtaattatatatattatatatatgtattaatatattatgtttattatttttcatatttgttatcataataaatatataaatattatactATTTTTTTCGAATTTTTACACAAACATGgatttcaaaaaaaaaaaaaaaaaattacattttcctttttttttttttttatttttttataatagGTTTGTTGTCGATGCAGTCCTATTGAAAAGAAAGAAATCGCAGTTTTGATCAAAAcaataaagaagaaaaagattTTGTGTATAGGAGATGGTGGTAATGATGTTGCTATGATACAGTCAGCAGATATCGGTATTGGTGTATTAGGAAAAGAAGGAAAACAAGTTGTTCATGATAGTGATATTATTGTTTCCAAgtttaaaaatatcaaaaaattaattctttattatgGAAATAATACCTTCTTACAAACTTCTTCTTTATGCTCCTTTTTAATTCATAGAGgatttatattaacataCCTGCAGTTTATTTACagttatatatttttcagTATACCTGTGTCCATTTTTCAGGTAAAATAcggaaaaatatatatatatatatatatatatatatgtttgtttatataacatatatttttcacgtatatataaatttatatatatatatatatatatttatatatttatatattttattatttttttagGGGTGGTTACAAATCGGATATACCACATATTATACGACTGCAccatttttatcattattgttggatataaagataaagaaaaatttgatatatttatacccagaaatatataagaacAAGAAACATAAGCGGAAGTTAGATTTAAAGTCTTTCTTTATAATTGTGTGGATATCAATTTTTCAAGGAACTGTTGTTATGCTAGGGGCATTAAAATTGtttaatgataattataacaatttgataaatatatctttttcttctttaatAGTTTTAGAAATTATGAACATACATTTAGAAGTCGAGTCATGgtaaaattttaaaaaagttCAACAcgaacaaaaaaaaaaaaaaaaataaataaataatagaataaaaggaataaaattaatgtatataaataagttaatatatatgtgtatataatatatatatttatatatatatatatttttttttttaggCATCCGTTAATGATTTCAGCAAATATTTGTTCTTTTATTGTGTATATATTCTCCATGTTTATATTGAGAAACTACTTCGATATTATGGTAAGATACAACAtattgaatataaataacacatttttattaaataaaagaaattgcatattataatttatgtcaaaaaaaattaaattaaattatatttaattttttattgatgtttttatttattttttttttttttagcAAATTATGTCTGTCATGTTTTGGTATAAAGTCATTTTGATAGTTATCTTTGCTTGGTTACCCttctttataattaaaaaagttaaaaatattattaccCCATCACAGTTTTTCAAACTTGCTTAGAAAAAGGGTATTACAAAGGAACATATTGGGAAGAAGTGgaataaagaaaattattataactGTTATgtgttaataataaaaaaaaaaaaaaaagaacctgttacataaatattttgagCAATTTTTCAATTTCTCTACATGCCTACgaaaatatgaaaaaaataaaataaaaaatgtatcatttttaattacatttatgaatatttacatatatatacaatatgttaacaataatataatttttaatataataactataaaatgaatatatatttatattaccAATATTAAATCATACGATGAGGAATCCAAATACAAACCAAAAACTTTTATCAGCAAACACAACATGACACTAAATGTAtctataaaataaaacatttatatatatatgtatatatgtatgtatatgtttattttatttttttatttttttattatttatttaatttttttttttttttaaataattaacatatatttttatatcatattgTTCAAAACTTAATAACATTTTCTTGTCATTTTATTGAagttttaataaattttgaattttatattttttgttttttttatttttcttcataCCTAAATGCTTTGAAttgtttataaaatttaagGGGGAATAAGGACTTGCTGAATgataattaaaattttttaaataagaCATATTTTGGTGAAATAAAACAAAGCTGTATCCTCCctataaaatgaaaatgaaaaatgaaaaaaaagaagacatataaataattcttccttatatatatatatatatatatataataatggaactataaaatataaatatgtaaccatgttatttcaaatatatatacatttttgtATTACCAAAATAAACTTATTAACATTGTTTGGTgagataaaaatattatcacCTATCCATGgatattcatttttatattttttagaaaaagatttttgtttcatattttttagGAACATTTTTTGCttcttatatattcttataatattttttacctcattatcatatgtatatatttgattGTACACACTATtaattatgatattatctcctttaaataaattatttgtattttcttttttatttacatattgcttcataaaatatacccattcatttttatgttttgCACACTTATAATCTCTCCTTAAGAATTTATGATTTTTGTCATATAATTTGCAGCATCGTTTTTTGATATTCATATCatattctattttttttattaattttttaaatactCTGTTAAGttttttataatgattttttgaataaatatatggcttttttttcttattattaataatgtaagagttattataattcatattatGTTCCTCATTTGTTCTTGGGTGATTAAACATATTCCTCTTACGActatttttaaaattataatttttcattttttgtTCCATCTCTTCTTGGTCCTTTTCTTCATCAAAAACATATACTGGTTTGTGCAAATAAAAAGAACAATTTATATATCCATCATCATTTGTTTCGTCATCACTTATATCACTACTGTCGTAATAATCTGatgaaatatatgaatGTTCCATATCATTAGTATTATCTAATAAAGATACATCGTTGAGCATAGAAATATCGTGATCAGATGGGGTATTTATTATAGGTTCTtgtatattaattatttcattatattgGCTAGATATATCACTTTTATCTTGAAACATAATCGTTTCTTTTTCCACATCTGgtaaattaaataataaatgatttTGTTCGaattcttcattttcattgaaaatatatgatgattttatattttccttattatttttcatatcactaatattaatatcatcatctgctttattttttttcttttctgtttctttcatttttattacattttttttcttgtctttatcattttgtcttttttgtaaataattatttctaaaattattactataaaaaaaatatataaaatcatttaaaacatttttattataagCTTCCGAATAATAGTTTGTATGTAAGGTAAATTCTCTATATACAATATGGTTAAATTCtattgaattttttttacgatatttttcatatgtTATTGAATCACTATGtaacattattttttcgtttaaaaatttcatgataatattatataaatttattgTTTCAGATGGTTTTGAAAAGTGTTTTAGTTTTTCTTCATGTgaattttctttaaaacatttataatataatatatctatattttcatttttatttcccTCATGACCTTTACCCTTGAACTTGTCACCataagaattattatcaccataagaattattaccatcataaatattactATCACCATAAGAATTATTACCACCATAAGaattatttctatttaGTTCGCCCAATTCTGATTCAAGCACACCAATATTACTTTCCGAAAAACTTAAATTTACCCTACTCATATTAATACTTGTATTATCAACACTATACACATTTTTATCGTTACTACATGTATTGCTATTCATTATAGATTCACTCTCAATATATTCTCTTGGTAAATTTACATGTTGATTGTTACATTTTTctatcatataattattagAAATATCTACTTGGTTCTCATTTACATTAATTTGATCATTGCAAATGGCTTCATTgtcattattattcttttggttcttttcattttcttttttattgGATATGTGATTcaatttttcttttaatttttgtaCCTCAATAATTCCATCTGTTTCATTAATTGCCATAACGTATTGGTGTTGTTCtaaatatttatctttatcatcatatttCCCCAATGTTATATTCATATCATTTGATGAGGTgatatgtttttttttattttcgtcatttttcttctttttctcAATAAAAGGAACGAAAGAAGTAGTACACatttttgaataataaaatgttttcggtgtttttatttcttttcccaattcataattattatcattaaatacattttttgaagtatttttaatattattttttttatctttatatatatttttaaaaaaattatggATATTGATTATATCAGAATTCTCACATTTTTGTATGTTCTTTtcaaatttattaattatcattaaatGTTTATTTAACGTATCATCGCgtgaattattattaacattGTTTGTATTTACATCCATAAAATAATCGATATTTTCATCAAAAATGGTATTTAAACTTTCATCCATCTGAACGTAAGTgttactattattattattattattattatatttattgttttttttattatttttttttttaatattattttttttattattattttttttattattactttttttattatttttgtttttataatcatGTTCCTCCATTTGAACCATAGAACTATTATCAGTATTAAAAAGATTAGcaatttttatattttctatattattatttttttcatccTCAAAATTTACAACTAGgacattattattaaatatattaattgCATCCCAGTGAGATGatatacttttatatttttttattaaattaccatttttttttaggTTTGTTCCTTTTTCTAAATTATATTCTGAGAATTcgttatttttattatttttattatgaagatcatctttaatataaacattttcTCTGTTTATAAATCTTTCTAGGTTGAAAATTTCTATTTCTTGTCTTGGATTATCTAAAGATATGACATTATGTAAGGTGTTGATAGAATGTgatgtatataatttaaaaaaatgacaaatgatttttatatctttaatataacatatacTACCTAAAAAGGAAAAAGGATTTATATGATATCCTTGAAAtcttaaaaaatgaaatattgATCTAAAACATTTTGATAATGAACATTTATGAAATATTGAATCTAAAACTTCAATATCATCTGCATATAAAAATTGCAAAAGATTTTCATCCActttaatataatttaaataattaattgttttaagaaataaggtaggaaaatattttaatgaaaataaataaatgacTCTTATGATTTGTATAAGTGGATATACAAAACACgagaaaataaaataagtatatttagttgtaaatataacattttgaatatattcaattttatatatatgatttttttcctttattatattatataaatttttattctttctttttatatattcatttttcaGTCTTAATATAAATCCATTAATACTTGAATGAAATTCAAAATGTGCATTTctattaaaattataatttatataatattcttcatatttattGGTCTTATGTATTTCGTATTTCATACTCATATTATTAAGATTAAAATAGGAAGAgtcattatatatacagATGTGTACATCTGACatttttttacttttatatatattaaatgatctattattattttcatttgaTTCTGAATACttataaaatgtattattatttaacttacatatatttttattatatatatcataagCATGATTCATCtgattatattttttattatatttcgcataatttaatttattctTTTCCTTCTTATGTAATCCGAAGGGATAATACATATTGTTAATAAATAAGTATGGatcatatatatctaaATTGTTATTCCATTcaaacatattataatttgaACATTTAGacaaataattattcatattattataaataaatatatgttctttatgaaatatatctatatataatttataagTATCATGAAATAAGGggatattattattattggATTTTAAAGAAGAAGTACATTTGTTTATATGACAATATGGTTCTTCTTTAGTTGCAATGTataaatcatttatattttgtttcatagtttttttaaaacgattataactttttaaatgttttaATTTAAGGGAATATATAGTATCACTTTTGTAAAAATCGTCATCTGtagataaataaatatattcatcataaatttgatcattatttttaattttaattttattattattattatcatcatattcTATATCAacattcatattatttacattttgATCTTCATAAGGAGCAAGAACATCAACATTTCCATGCTCATCATTTGTAATAacatcattttttatattattattagaatCAGTATTTGctttctttttttcaaaattcatttttttgtttatagATTTCTGTGAGTTTTTTACTTTTAACATTCTTttaacaatatatttatatatcctATAATTAAAAGGTAAATGTGAAAAAAGACTATGTAAATTTGcataaatttttatattatcacatatatttaCACAATCTAATGGTTCCATCAAATAACGAACAGTACTTAATTTTGTATTCTTGTCTATCATTAAATCAAAAATAGGATCTTCATTATaagtaatattataattcatattGTTTGTATCTATATGATGATTCTTCTTttccatatatttaattgtgtttcttttataatatcttaatatgttatatcctaatatattttttttcaaacAACTTCTATTAAATATGTTCAGTTTATGATTTTgcatatttatttcttctatGACATGTGGCCttaaatacattttttttacataacgtccttttgttttattataaagataaatattatttatattattattatcatttactatttttgattttttctttatattatcattctGTACCTTTACATTTGGATTACCTATAGTTTGGTCTATTctatcaaatatattatttatgttctttatcaaaaaaaacTGATTATTTTGTTTCACTACATTATCTATCATTAtggaatataaaaatgatttaaaatatcttcgaatatttttatatgttttaactttcttttttttcatatatcCACATAGTTGTTCATAGCTATGTGgttcattatataatatactaTCTCTCCttttcataaatatttcatcATACAAATTAAAGataatcattttattaaaatcaAACTCATTagtttttattatatttttggtattttttatccatcgcataaaatatttatatatatgaaatatatttactttgtatttttctttatcactataaaataaattttgtAACTTTACAAGGTGATGATAAAATGAAGATCTTTTTGGTATGTTTCTAGGATAACCTTTATTCCTTCCTTTTTCTTCAATAATATGTgcattattattttgtatattttgatttttttttttctgatCCTCTTTACACATAAccattttattataaaattgGAACATACTATTCTCCATACTTAATATGTTTCTAAAaaattcataataattaacaattttgattttttttttttttttttttttcccccTTTGGATAGGATAATATTTGTTGTTCTcttttctattttttaatgaatatttataaaatttttcatatatgCCCTTTGCTAAATTATGATTTATAAAAACTGTATTTACGTAATCAGAATTTTTATGTATCATGTGTGTGATCCATTTCcaataatataaaacaaataaacTGTTTGGATTctttattacatttttaaatatcatataatatttgaaaaaatgGGCTATAAAATGTGTAATTAAATTTGgtgatatatt
This region of Plasmodium gaboni strain SY75 chromosome 12, whole genome shotgun sequence genomic DNA includes:
- a CDS encoding putative phospholipid-transporting ATPase; amino-acid sequence: MVDDEELRKLRFLLSNKGGRIKYFFSYIFYKLFSHVYNKKNKKRERFVNIHGRTFPNFFCDNKIKSTKYTILTFIPLFLFYQFADFLNLFYLCVSLLQIIPIFNTGYVFTFVAPLLFIIFISLINEVVDDLKRFIKDLENNNEIYYSLLENGNFQKIYSKDIRVGDIILIKSKQRVPADCILLRNLNKNEESNFKVEEKRFFNCFRWNKSNNVYNKINKSYYHFNKNIDNELIDDRFNESNNNCSETSNNLLFSENEKSQKKGKKKQKKKLMLGDKNTNMNDLNFNSNDQNNDLSKQQKKKKKRKNKNKNKKKNININETANETANYTYVKTDKIDGETDWKIKYPINIFQNLKRLKDFFTIDILFILEQPKNDIYKIEGSFVIFKYNPYGDFKTVENNNHSLNDNQLLNYSFDMAKEDEGRAQDEEDVDDDDYDDDDEEDDDEDDDDEDDDDEDDDDDDDEEEDEEDEEVNIPNNEQNDKQNLEDKKSVKMGFGTQNNTYSYGDDDEIQNEKKKKILDRGYVNLEEKDNDYAYNKKEKKKEMVTFIDVEKGNNERTINLNNKKNSVNTGGGRSSYVNDGKMCNVFNNEDNFNFYNVNYRKKLNYDNFILFNSVITSSDVICLVIYTGSDTRVNMSTQISKIKRGMIDEKLNLITLFLFIILTLFSIYMCSVKLNNLWYLNFIRFMLLFSSVIPISLSVNLNIAKIYYTLLIQRDKEVESTIIKNSGIIENFGDIDYIFTDKTGTLTENVMVLKVIHIGFDVIHAENEKNSIQGNNMENKQKGNYNKKMLSYNLDDMNEDVDDTSIYLASSNYSKHDRRNKNLRNGEMASFTYEMENTSNLNNNNNNNTKLRNYTKSNNQHNNNSDNELYDEKNYNDDQRSLSNFSDTSYGDVHLKNYKQNNMILNQNMGQNRNEKLTKSNNNMSLEKKKKKVEKMVDEFLKYKSDPLDYYNDNIDDIEYLKRHRVFQTFLSFLICNNIRTLTKESSNKEKEKTKKKKERKEKDFQKNLYYILKVNRKKKDMQKNKKESNSDNAKSSTQNKKKKHFSSNSSEDSETFSHSDVSYQCSSPDELAFLKYATNCGFILKKKTASKIEIKYKNIMLEYDILLHIPFSSETKRMSIFVRNVKNRNIYFFIKGADNVLIKKCHEKYKTFIYEESDHLSNIGLRVLVHGCLNIEEQFFHNFSALYNKNKDVKGQLENILEYVEKNIKVLAITGVEDKLQEGVGKTIEMLYNSGIKVWVLTGDKIETAICICKNANIKKKKHNIYIFRHENIKSTSNLIREFNSILHNIESYVLFFDNIIIQNCIKYIPNAFVDFAANARAVVCCRCSPIEKKEIAVLIKTIKKKKILCIGDGGNDVAMIQSADIGIGVLGKEGKQVVHDSDIIVSKFKNIKKLILYYGNNTFLQTSSLCSFLIHRGFILTYLQFIYSYIFFSIPVSIFQGWLQIGYTTYYTTAPFLSLLLDIKIKKNLIYLYPEIYKNKKHKRKLDLKSFFIIVWISIFQGTVVMLGALKLFNDNYNNLINISFSSLIVLEIMNIHLEVESWHPLMISANICSFIVYIFSMFILRNYFDIMQIMSVMFWYKVILIVIFAWLPFFIIKKVKNIITPSQFFKLA